In Candidatus Binatia bacterium, a single genomic region encodes these proteins:
- a CDS encoding acyl-CoA dehydrogenase family protein: protein MDFNLTPEQRQIREEIRKVCGEFPGAYWREIDEKRAYPDAFVRKLTELGWLAALIPEEYGGSGLGITEGSIILEEINRSGGSATACHAQMYTMGTLLRHGSDEQKKRYLPKVARGELRLQAFGVTEPNAGSETTRIETTASRRGDSYIINGQKIFISRVLESDLMLLLARTTPYDQLTDKTRGLSVFIVDLRAAKGKIEVKPLDLMINHHTNALFFDGL, encoded by the coding sequence ATGGATTTCAACCTGACTCCCGAGCAGCGGCAGATCCGCGAAGAAATCCGCAAAGTCTGCGGCGAATTTCCCGGCGCTTACTGGAGGGAGATCGACGAGAAGCGCGCCTACCCGGATGCCTTCGTGCGGAAGCTAACCGAGCTGGGCTGGCTCGCCGCGTTGATTCCCGAGGAGTACGGCGGCAGCGGGCTGGGAATCACCGAAGGAAGCATCATCCTCGAAGAGATCAACCGCTCCGGCGGCAGCGCGACCGCCTGTCACGCGCAGATGTACACGATGGGAACGCTCCTCAGGCACGGGAGCGATGAGCAGAAGAAGCGCTACCTGCCGAAGGTCGCGCGCGGTGAATTGCGCCTCCAGGCCTTCGGCGTGACCGAGCCGAACGCCGGATCGGAGACGACGCGTATCGAGACGACGGCGTCACGCCGCGGAGACTCTTACATCATCAACGGTCAGAAAATTTTCATCTCGCGCGTTCTGGAGTCCGATCTGATGCTGTTGCTCGCGCGCACGACTCCTTACGACCAGTTGACTGACAAGACACGGGGCCTCTCGGTCTTCATCGTCGATCTGAGAGCGGCAAAGGGCAAGATCGAAGTGAAGCCGCTCGATCTCATGATCAACCACCACACCAACGCGCTTTTCTTCGACGGCCT
- a CDS encoding MaoC family dehydratase — protein sequence MAVKPGWEGRYFEDFEVGDVYRCRLGRTITEADNIWFTLLTNNTNQIHFNNEYAKRTEFGKCLVNSALTLAIVAGMGVADVSENGFALGWDEIKLPNPLFAGDTLYSESEVVEKRASKSKPQWGIVKVRTRGVKQDGKVVIDYTRSVMVWKKAHAPRSDLFPEVKGESK from the coding sequence ATGGCCGTGAAGCCCGGCTGGGAAGGCCGCTACTTCGAAGACTTCGAGGTCGGCGACGTCTATCGCTGCCGTCTCGGGCGCACGATCACCGAGGCGGACAATATCTGGTTCACCTTGCTCACCAACAACACCAACCAGATTCATTTCAACAACGAGTACGCCAAGCGCACCGAGTTCGGGAAGTGCCTGGTCAACAGCGCGCTCACCTTGGCGATCGTGGCGGGCATGGGCGTCGCCGACGTGAGCGAGAACGGCTTCGCCCTCGGCTGGGACGAGATCAAGCTGCCCAATCCGTTGTTCGCCGGCGACACGCTCTATTCCGAATCCGAAGTCGTCGAGAAACGCGCATCGAAATCCAAGCCGCAGTGGGGCATCGTCAAGGTGCGCACGCGCGGCGTCAAACAGGATGGCAAGGTCGTGATCGATTACACGCGCAGCGTGATGGTCTGGAAAAAAGCGCATGCGCCCAGGAGCGATCTGTTTCCGGAGGTCAAAGGTGAGTCGAAATGA
- a CDS encoding CaiB/BaiF CoA-transferase family protein, with product MTSDQKSSTQRALDGVRVVSFEQVLAGPFCSCILADMGAEVVKVERPGVGDLIRHWDQAVRGLSSGYVWLNRNKQSLTVDVKQEKGREILYRLIRGADIFFENYAPGVAERSGLGYEKLISINPRLIYCSLSGYGQDGPYRDVKAYDLLVQGEGGILATTGYPDKPARASIAIVDIASGMYAALGIALALYQREKTGAGQFIDISMFESIVSWLGYFPHHYWHQGEEPPRIGMRHHYVTPYGPYLAGNGKYVNVAVATPKDWEVFCKEVIGRPDFLEDARFATVEERRKNRAVLEEEIERIFLERDHTVWLERLKKAQLAYGEVRGIAEVLAHPQAVARRLIREVESPVGKVPVIGNPLRLSASPARYDRIPDLGEQTEEILKKLGYDDAAIKNLRSENVI from the coding sequence GTGACAAGCGATCAGAAATCTTCGACGCAGCGCGCCCTCGACGGCGTGCGCGTGGTCTCGTTCGAGCAGGTGCTCGCGGGCCCGTTCTGCAGCTGCATCCTCGCCGACATGGGCGCGGAGGTCGTCAAAGTCGAGCGCCCCGGCGTCGGCGACTTGATCCGGCACTGGGACCAAGCGGTCCGCGGACTCTCTTCCGGCTACGTCTGGCTCAACCGCAACAAGCAAAGCCTCACCGTCGACGTGAAGCAGGAAAAAGGCCGCGAGATATTGTATCGCCTGATCCGCGGCGCCGATATTTTTTTCGAGAACTACGCGCCGGGCGTCGCCGAGAGGTCTGGGCTCGGATACGAAAAACTCATATCGATCAACCCTCGCCTCATCTATTGCTCGCTCTCGGGTTACGGCCAGGACGGGCCTTACCGCGACGTGAAGGCTTACGATCTCCTCGTCCAGGGCGAAGGCGGCATCCTGGCGACTACCGGCTACCCCGATAAACCGGCGCGGGCGAGCATTGCCATCGTGGACATCGCCTCCGGCATGTACGCGGCGCTAGGAATCGCCCTCGCGCTTTATCAACGGGAGAAAACCGGCGCGGGACAATTCATCGATATCTCCATGTTCGAATCGATCGTCTCGTGGCTCGGCTATTTCCCCCACCACTACTGGCATCAAGGAGAAGAGCCTCCGCGGATCGGAATGCGGCACCACTACGTCACGCCCTACGGACCGTATCTGGCGGGGAACGGAAAATATGTGAACGTCGCAGTCGCGACTCCCAAAGACTGGGAGGTTTTCTGCAAAGAAGTCATCGGGCGACCCGACTTCCTCGAGGACGCGCGTTTTGCGACCGTCGAGGAGAGAAGAAAAAACCGTGCGGTGCTCGAAGAGGAGATCGAAAGGATTTTTCTCGAGCGCGACCACACCGTATGGCTGGAGCGCCTCAAGAAAGCGCAGTTGGCTTACGGGGAAGTCAGAGGCATCGCCGAAGTTCTCGCCCATCCACAGGCCGTCGCGCGCCGGCTGATCCGCGAGGTCGAATCTCCCGTCGGAAAAGTTCCCGTCATCGGCAATCCGCTCCGCCTCTCCGCCAGCCCCGCGCGCTACGACCGCATCCCCGACCTCGGCGAGCAGACCGAAGAGATTCTCAAAAAGCTCGGCTACGACGACGCCGCTATCAAAAACCTTCGCAGCGAAAATGTAATCTGA